The DNA window ATGTCTCTGTAATTGTGCTGCCTGGGTCTTTGCAACCCCCCGCCCCGCAGTCAGCTTCCTGCCCTTttctgtctgcctgcacaccaccaCCCCATCACAGATCGGGGACCTCACCTTCTGGACCTCCTCAGGGCTCAGCTTGGAGATGTTGAGAATCTGCTGGGCTTCCTGGAGGCTGAGGCCGGAGAGATTGGATGCAGCTGCAGACTGGTGCCCAGCACGACCCCGAGCATCAGCAGCTGCCTGGCTTGCTGTGGACACATGGGTGACTGCTTAGCTCCGTTGGTGGCCCAGAGCTTCCCCCAGGCCTTCTAAGTGACATGAAAGAAACAATTTGCCCAGGAGTGGCAAACATTCTACACTGAAGGATAGGATAAGGCCAAACCATGTTCTTGGTCCTGGTCCCTCAGTCTAGACCACAAGCTgccttgctcctcctccttccctcattccttgtCCTAGAGGCCTAGCAATGGGGAGTTCTGAGCTACTTTGGGGACTAGGCTGAAGCTACAGGCAGGGGAAGAGAACAGCTGGTGTCAAGAGCATCCATAACTGGTCTAGCCAATGCCTCACACTAGCACAGCAGACTGCCACCGGTGACTGGTTTTGGTGATCTTAGaatcaaaagtaaaatttaaCTTTGCAGCCAATTAGTCTGTGTTGGAATTACTCAGCTCTCCTTGAAAGCAGCCAGGTATGACTGTTTTACTTTACCAAAATGGGCCGCCAAAAGGGCCTGCTGGCCCTCAACACTAACCAGGCCTAACTGAAAATAAGCTTTTCCTGTACCTAGGAATGTCTCAAAGTCTGGCGCTGCCTCCTGCCATGGGAAAGTACTCCACCCAAAAGATCCATTCACTCACAACTGACACAACCCACAGGGAAAGTCTAACCTAAGCAGAGGCCCGACATGTAAGGAGGTAAGACTTACCTGCGAACTCCTGCCTCAGGGCCCGGGCAAAAGCTCTGCCCACCACCTGCACACCCATCACAATGATCTGGGCCAGGTACTTGGCCTGTGGGCAAAAGAAGCACCTACTGAGTGGGGTTCTAAGGACTGCCTCCTCTAAACTTCCTTTCTTTGGTAGCTCTAGATACTCACACTGGAGTTCCCAGAGGCAGACTGGTTCCCTTTGGCCTTCAGGAAAGGCTGTGGGGGAGGAAGACACTAACTTTGGAAAGAAACTGTGGCTTGAGAGCTAGGATAGAGGGCAGTCCAGATTGCCACCAGTTTAATCTACTCCAAGGCCACTGGTGACTCTTCTGTGCTTTTGTAATGGTCTGGCCCAACCTTCATattaccaggaaaaccacagATCCATCCTAACTCTCCCAAGACTATTAAACTACTATGACTTGGATTCTGTCCACAAatactacaacaacaacaaaaatcactaAAGGTCTGGGTGTGGTACTATGTGCCTATAATCATGGTattggggagactgaggcagggtgATCATGAGCCTGGACTTCATAGTAAAACCTTATCTCAACCCAAACAAATAGGGTCCAAGAAGGTGGTTCGgtaggtaagagtgcttgctcttCCAACCACAAGGACCTgtgttcagatcccagcatccatgtagTAAGGTACGGTCCTGTGTATACTTGTTATCCAAATACTGAGTGGGGTGGAAACAAGAGGACTGCTGGGCTTCCTGGCTACTACCTAGCCAAAAACAAGTGTTCCAgctgagagaccctatctcaaagagaaaaggtggagagtgattaTAAAAAGACACCTAACATCCTAACATCCTCTGGCACACactcatgcaagcacacacacatactatacaAAGGAACAAAAGGGAGGAGGGCTAAGGGTCTACTTAAAACATAACACTCAGGAGCTAAGAGCCAACAAAGAATTCAGATAACAAACACAGTAAGGTAGGAACCCAGCAACTGGAAGAATGTGGACCTCTGTTAAGCTACTCGGTTCACAGATCTATTCAGTcaattttgttttggaaaaagaTACACAGGACTCAATCCCTGTTCTTGAAGCAGGCTGCACAGCCACTGTCCAAGCAGAAAAGCCAACTCCAGCAGGGCATGGCTACCAGATTCCAATACTACATAAATCAAAGTCACACAGAGGCCCTAGGGAGCCTAAGACTTGATCAGCAGCAGAGTTTATTGAGGAAATAATCAGAAATGGGGTGGAGGTTCTGGGGGTAAGATAATATTTTTCCTAGATTGGGTCCTAAGGTGCAGGCAGAACCATGACAGTGAGCCACAAGTGAAGGGTGTTAAGTCTGAGATTAGACAGACACCCTGGGAGCATCCCTAGGGTTGGAAAAAACAGACCAAGGATGGATTAATGGAGAAATATTAAGAGTCTACCCCGAAACAGAAATGGTGTATAGACAGCATGCATAAAACTGGGTCCCACGTTTGTGAAGTGATATGAAGGGGCATGCAGaggactctttaaaaaaaaaaaaaaaaaaaggcttaccccCGACAGGTGCAGTGGcatgcacctgtaaccccagcattctgggagacagaggcaagtaggtcgctgtgagtttgaggctggcctcgtctacaaagtgagtccaggacagccaaggctacacagagaccctgtctcaaaaaagaaaaaaaaaaaatgctcactgCAAGCTTGTGCTCAAGTGGTACAGCTAGAAGATTGGACCTTTCTTCCTTGTACTTTCTGTGGTTAGTTTTCTCAGTCAGCAAGTATTGGCTGTGCCTGGTACCAGGTACTGTGACACAAACACATCCTAGTGCCTGTGCCATTTAATCCCAAGAATTTAAGAGGTTTAGTGGTGCTagggggaggaggtggagaagTTGGGGCCCTATTAACCATAGCACCTTActcccaaaggaagatgatagcaTCAGGAACCCAGACTCTAGAACTGGCCTTTCTGGCTTCAAGACCCTGCCTGTCCCTAGCAAGCAGATAGAATTGTgggtcattagggaaatgaagaAGCCTCACAACAGAttggtattatatatatatatatcgcaGCTTTCATACCAGAAAGCATGGCCCAAAGGAGAATCTCTTATGATCAAAGACGGCCAAAGACTGCCAAGTAGGGCAAAAAGCTCTGAGATAGAATTCAGCTCCTATATGATTCCCTTGGCCTAGGACACCCCTCAGGAGATCTCAGTTCACACAGAAAGCCTGCCTCTCTGTTGCCACACACCTGTCACATGGCCTTGGAAGGAATGATGTACTTTTCTGAAAAGGTCATGACTACTCCTTAATAATGGATGTTAAGAACTGAGGCTGCAGAGTgccgcctttaatgccagcacttaggaggcagaggcaggaggaatctcca is part of the Meriones unguiculatus strain TT.TT164.6M chromosome 11, Bangor_MerUng_6.1, whole genome shotgun sequence genome and encodes:
- the Coro7 gene encoding coronin-7 isoform X3 encodes the protein MAKYLAQIIVMGVQVVGRAFARALRQEFAASQAAADARGRAGHQSAAASNLSGLSLQEAQQILNISKLSPEEVQKNYEHLFKVNDKSVGGSFYLQSKVVRAKERLDEELRIQAQEDREKGQMPKT
- the Coro7 gene encoding coronin-7 isoform X2, whose product is MPFLKAKGNQSASGNSSAKYLAQIIVMGVQVVGRAFARALRQEFAASQAAADARGRAGHQSAAASNLSGLSLQEAQQILNISKLSPEEVQKNYEHLFKVNDKSVGGSFYLQSKVVRAKERLDEELRIQAQEDREKGQMPKT